One stretch of Cryptococcus neoformans var. neoformans B-3501A chromosome 5, whole genome shotgun sequence DNA includes these proteins:
- a CDS encoding hypothetical protein (HMMPfam hit to CBM_21, Putative phosphatase regulatory subunit, score: 52.6, E(): 1e-12) produces the protein MVYTEPAPISTPPLISPAKEPQAWRKAHNSTNVDDLDANMASAPIHTIPRRSSSSSSSPQRTIPHIPRHHSAGRHSFVISKPLEGLPRRSGNSPRPSISGLPPAGEGSALGIKLHGSPNKSPLSPGPKDLGSPSTDGNDASSFKGQVSHGDSSSHVISFDPNFQPPKRDSPTRNPLSTSPRPGVPQRNSGPGHVRGGQGATGSLQIPFPSSASTSELPSGPSSLSTVRPSAAMIRKKSGEIVKPSLKPRSLSTPDLMRQGQESPTDTSPNSFGTERSKSVRFADTSQGDAKALESVVLFLREQKVTAVGKAADPDNAQLTETETENDTDASDFVQFRTRKNAAARAADEANQIQLSGASRVPRKRTDFSPDARGSLAGENVILERVELQSSTGLTLRGSVIVRNVAFRKWVAVRFTLDQWQTVSEIAGTHVCHIPASTTGDEGWDRFSFSIKLEDYKRKIDERQLVLCVHYSVENKDWWDSNDGMNYSFTFKKSAPRRASRNSGPTSLGGSYFDDGDFASSLPGLRKGNALPPSSQIKKAFGSKDSKASAGSSQWTFPRLFPNFNKHDAPARSDSPVQSPPPNSAYEPPAPPTVHAHLSLSKYCAPSPPQSPSKEQPTQSLTFHDPHHPPQRSSMDVVAGNYATITSDLQPPVCERRSSWNGEASSWDCSRATDNPDGKRPDGDKTPVAVASRSPVISPNVRSPDLSPHKPLTLKRSTGNLRKLVEDAEDENGLMTPPSSKGSSPPTPVHANLPPDLIYTSPASTGDTSSVNTLSTESTPDSASLSIDTEPHVEERGRTGHPNDHKFFSANSYQEFLDKFCFFQSPRMTPNELEPMSRPSHIPISGSNSPNGFPFFGHSNASHSPRSTPTPTRHYNSAQEAFGFSAPSEDVTPTKRESLMPHMAHPQPVQDSSVSQIVSGYHANPADTMAWAQQIHSNSVSPSLAAAK, from the exons ATGGTTTATACGGAGCCAGCACCGATATCGACACCTCCCCTCATTTCCCCCGCAAAGGAGCCGCAGGCTTGGCGCAAGGCGCATAATTCCACCAATGTAGACGATTTAGACGCAAATATGGCTTCTGCTCCTATCCATACAATCCCTCGTCggtcctcctccagctcctcttctcctcagcGCACCATCCCTCACATCCCCCGACATCACAGTGCCGGACGGCATTCATTTGTCATTTCAAAACCCCTAGAAGGCTTACCGCGGCGGTCTGGCAATTCTCCACGACCGTCAATATCTGGGCTACCGCCTGCTGGTGAGGGTAGTGCTTTAGGAATCAAGCTTCATGGAAGCCCTAACAAATCCCCTCTGTCGCCAGGGCCAAAGGATCTAGGCTCACCCTCAACAGATGGGAACGAtgcttcctctttcaaagGACAGGTCAGCCACGGCGATTCATCCTCCCATGTTATCAGTTTTGATCCCAATTTCCAACCACCCAAAAGAGACTCACCAACTCGCAATCCTCTTTCTACGTCGCCTCGCCCCGGCGTTCCTCAACGGAATTCTGGACCGGGGCATGTCCGAGGGGGCCAAGGAGCCACGGGCTCCCTTCAGATCCCATTTCCAAGTTCTGCTTCTACGTCTGAATTACCCTCCGGGCCTTCATCCTTATCCACTGTCCGTCCAAGCGCTGCCATGATCAGAAAGAAGTCGGGTGAGATTGTCAAACCATCACTCAAGCCGCGTTCATTATCTACACCAGATCTTATGCGTCAAGGTCAGGAGTCTCCCACGGACACTAGTCCCAACTCCTTCGGTACCGAGAGATCAAAAAGTGTCCGATTTGCTGACACAAGTCAAGGTGATGCCAAGGCTTTGGAAAGCGTTGTGCTGTTTCTGCGTGAACAGAAGGTCACTGCAGTGGGAAAAGCGGCGGATCCTGACAATGCTCAGCTTACTGAGACGGAGACGGAGAACGACACCGATGCTTCTGACTTTGTACAGTTCCGTACTAGGAAGAATGCTGCCGCCCGGGCTGCGGATGAAGCCAACCAGATCCAGCTCTCTGGGGCGAGTAGAGTGCCTAGGAAGAGGACCGATTTCTCTCCAGACGCGCGGGGCAGTTTGGCAGGAGAGAATGTAATTTTGGAGAGGGTAGAGTTGCAATCAAGCACTGGCTTAACATTGAGGGGCAGCGTTATCGTTCGAAATGTGGCTTTCAGGAAATGGGTAGCCGTCAGATTTACATTGGATCAATGGCA GACTGTATCTGAGATTGCTGGTACCCATGTGTGTCACATCCCAGCTAGTACTACCGGTGATGAAGGCTGGGATAGGTTCAGTTTTTCCATCAAGCTGGAAGATTACAAGCGCAAAATCGATGAGCGCCAATTAGTCCTCTGTGTGCATTACTCCGTCGAGAACAAGGACTGGTGGGATTCAAACGATGGAATGAACTattccttcaccttcaaaAAGTCTGCGCCTAGACGAGCTTCCCGCAACTCTGGCCCTACCAGTCTTGGTGGCAGCTATTTCGATGATGGTGATTTcgcatcttctctcccgGGTCTTAGAAAGGGCAACGcccttccaccatcttctcaaatAAAAAAGGCCTTCGGTAGCAAGGACAGTAAAGCATCTGCCGGATCCTCCCAATGGACGTTTCCTAGGTTATTTCCCAATTTTAACAAACATGATGCCCCGGCACGCTCCGATTCGCCTGTGCAGAGCCCTCCTCCTAACTCTGCGTACGAGCCACCCGCTCCTCCAACAGTTCATGCCCATCTATCTCTTTCAAAATACTGtgccccttctcccccgCAGTCGCCGTCTAAAGAACAGCCTACACAGTCCCTCACTTTCCAtgatcctcatcatcctcctcaacgATCAAGTATGGACGTCGTGGCAGGCAACTATGCCACCATAACTTCTGATCTTCAGCCTCCTGTCTGCGAGCGCAGGAGCAGTTGGAATGGAGAGGCTAGTAGCTGGGACTGCTCGCGAGCTACGGACAATCCCGACGGGAAAAGGCCTGACGGTGACAAGACCCCTGTGGCAGTGGCATCTCGCTCGCCCGTCATTTCGCCGAATGTACGATCCCCAGATCTTTCGCCCCACAAACCCTTGACTCTGAAGCGTTCCACTGGCAATTTGCGCAAATTGGTTGAGGAcgcggaagatgagaatggtTTGATGACCCCCCCTTCGTCCAAGGGGTCTTCCCCGCCTACGCCTGTTCATGCCAATTTGCCACCTGACCTCATCTATACCTCACCCGCGTCTACTGGGGACACGTCATCGGTTAATACCCTGAGCACCGAGTCTACTCCTGATTCAGCCAGTCTTTCCATTGACACTGAACCCCATGTTGAGGAACGAGGGAGAACTGGACATCCTAATGACCACAAGTTCTTTAGTGCCAATAGCTATCAAGAATTT CTCGATAAATTCTGTTTCTTCCAGTCCCCTCGCATGACTCCCAATGAACTAGAACCAATGAGTCGACCATCACACATCCCTATCTCCGGAAGCAATTCCCCCAATGgcttcccttttttcggTCATTCCAATGCCAGCCACTCCCCTCGTAGCACTCCTACTCCTACAAGGCATTACAATTCGGCACAGGAAGCTTTCGGCTTCAGTGCACCTTCTGAAGACGTGACCCCCACCAAACGAGAGTCTTTGATGCCGCACATGGCCCACCCTCAGCCTGTACAAGACTCTTCCGTCTCCCAGATTGTTAGCGGCTATCACGCAAACCCTGCCGACACCATGGCTTGGGCTCAACAAATTCACAGCAATAGTGTCTCCCCCTCTCTGGCCGCCGCCAAATGA
- a CDS encoding hypothetical protein (HMMPfam hit to TB2_DP1_HVA22, TB2/DP1, HVA22 family, score: 63.7, E(): 5e-16), whose protein sequence is MVFGLLCRWACNICSYLYPAYASYKALSIHPESSPEAMAQVERWLMYWAVVGTWTAVEAIIGWTITWMPFYSLIKTFVFLSLSLPQFEASTYIYRSHLSPFFQEHEQDIDAFLASSRSRAGFALVESVGWIWQKAKAQLNITLPDEQLQAAAMLAQNQGQGRPNEGGYPAQDVHQPPTLSDPASGALQTALHFVSNYAGRYMPVALTALSAAAASAKGQADESQGGASSSITPQSRATQMPQQMTMPVPVPTPPVHQQQSDPSLRSRAFMHASSNNSAGQYPSLNNLKQQQQYQALSSARSPPQGFSGRSASGPAGPARMSQSSSRSSDESLGSRYEGYEQIGKDELQEMNNSRSRTQGKKNWFGWGGPAGMNDDRDDRDKID, encoded by the exons ATGGTATTCGGCCTTCTCTGCAGGTGGGCATG TAACATTTGCTCTTACCTATACCCAGCATATGCATCCTACAAGGCATTATCTATCCACCCAGAAAGCTCACCCGAAGCGATGGCTCAAGTGGAGAGATGGTTGATGTACTGGGCAGTGGTTGGGACTTGGACAGCTGTTGAAGCTATAATCGGGTGGACTATTACATG GATGCCGTTCTACAGTCTTATTAAGACTTTTGTGTTCCTTTCTTTGTCGTTGCCACAATTTGAA GCCTCCACATATATCTACCGTTCTCATCTCTCACCATTTTTCCAGGAGCACGAGCAAGACATCGATGCCTTCCTCGCTTCTTCACGCAGTCGCGCAGGCTTTGCTTTGGTGGAAAGCGTGGGTTGGATTTGgcaaaaggcaaaggctCAGCTCAAC ATTACGTTGCCTGATGAGCAGCTTCAAGCGGCTGCCATGTTGGCTCAAAACCAAGGTCAAGGCCGACCTAATGAAGGAGGTTATCCTGCTCAGGATGTGCACCAACCTCCTACTCTTTCTGACCCTGCGTCCGGTGCTCTTCAGACGGCGTTGCATTTTGTTTCAAATTATGCTGGGAG ATACATGCCGGTTGCCCTCACAGCCCTTTCCGCTGCGGCAGCTTCAGCTAAAGGGCAAGCTGACGAATCTCAAGGAGGCGCCTCATCAAGTATCACACCACAATCCCGTGCGACTCAGATGCCTCAGCAGATGACCATGCCCGTCCCTGTCCCGACTCCTCCTGTCCATCAGCAACAATCTGACCCCTCTTTGCGTTCCCGCGCTTTTATGCACGCATCCAGCAATAACAGTGCAGGCCAATATCCAAGCCTGAACAACCTCaagcagcaacaacagtaTCAAGCGCTTAGCTCCGCTAGGTCTCCTCCCCAAGGCTTTTCGGGCAGATCCGCATCAGGTCCTGCAGGTCCTGCAAGGATGTCTCAATCCTCGTCACGCAGTTCAGATGAGTCTCTCGGCTCCAGATATGAAGGATATGAGCAAATTGGGAAGGACGAGCTACAAGAAATGAATAACTCCAGGTCACGGACgcagggaaagaagaattggTTTGGATGGGGTGGACCCGCTGGCATGAATGATGACAGGGATGACAGGGATAAGATCGACTAA
- a CDS encoding hypothetical protein (HMMPfam hit to PLDc, Phospholipase D. Active site motif, score: 58.0, E(): 2.6e-14), with protein sequence MSMPVSDPHGTVDPEKQARHHRHFTKLRNKVDSLQSDISRLGIAISTTWNPNHRHDEEWEKEVDSKMEAIRDSHRFRSFSGERDGNIVKWHVDGHDYFWALSEVIDSAKECIMILDWWLSPELQLRRPAALFPEWRLDRLLKKKAEQGVRVYVQVYKEVDISMSLSSKHTKHALEDLHENICVMRHPDHSGGELVYYFSHHEKLCVVDNTIACMGGLDACFGRWDTRNHPLADVHPTEFWRTLFPGQDYNNSRVMDFQTVDKYVSNALAVQDTARMLHEAWHDVSLSMIGPSVVDLVQHFCERWNFVKKFKYKHNHRMEWLSLPGPWDEVRSREGEKKLIQDNEFRLNHPHLSEWKEAGRQFFHPYHFPPSEAPRATEPIPHGTSRVQVVRSAADWSHGILLENSIQQAYIGLIREANHCIYIENQFSIMEEGILADCWNNSISSCKDDQPVKNLIALALAQRIISAAQEGRKFKVFILIPAVPAFPGDIQSQSGIKAIMEAQYRTINRGGASIFEMVREAGFEPTDYISFWNLRSYDRINTPWSRIKAMEKKSGITFHQAQVALAKIYAGSEDISGGGADEVVNIEQPHDQTTGVDEIGKKDTVQNAVRLPKTMDEAKDIIKRFQQAAQNDDKHVSDNVCQHALQDTTTLFDEKWDGTEEEELSCFVSELCYIHSKIMIVDDRRVICGSANINDRSMNGDHDSEIALVIEDSDMVESMMDGKKYMASAYATTLRRTLMREHIGLLPSQPAFDEKNQPTASMHPVPTPHMYDFGSEEDKAVEDVLSDEFTDLWIGTGRRNREAFENVFRPVPSDGIRNWEDYKEYLKPHAGVSTGHVIDKSLTLQQVKEELGKIKGHLVDMPINFCIDLKWMTEGDWLSVNPYTLALYV encoded by the exons ATGTCCATGCCTGTATCAGACCCACATGGTACAGTCGACCCCGAGAAGCAGGCAAGGCATCATAGGCACTTCACGAAACTTCGCAACAAGGTCGACTCTTTGCAGTCCGACATATCCAGGCTCGGCATCGCAATTTCTACTACCTGGAACCCAAACCACAGGCATGACGAGGagtgggaaaaggaagtaGACTCTAAGATGGAGGCCATAAGGGACTCCCATAGGTTTAGGAGCTTTTctggggagagagatgggaaCATCGTCAAGTGGCATGTTGATGGGCATG ACTACTTCTGGGCTCTTTCCGAAGTTATTGACTCGGCTAAAGAA TGTATCATGATTCTCGACTGGTGGTTGTCACCCGAGCTCCAG CTACGAAGGCCCGCAGCCCTCTTTCCCGAATGGCGCCTTGACAGactcttgaagaagaaggctgaaCAGGGCGTCCGTGTCTATGTTCAAGTCTACAAGGAG GTCGATATCTCAATGTCACTTTCTTCCAAGCATACCAAA CATGCGCTCGAGGATCTTCACGAGAACATTTGCGTCATGCGGCATCCGGATCATAGTGGAG GCGAGCTGGTATACTACTTCTCACATCATGAAAAGCTTTGTGTTGTTGACAACACCATTGCTTGTATGGGAGGGCTTGATGCTTGCTTTGGCCGCTGGGACACAAGGAATCATCCACTTGCCGATGTTCATCCCACTGAATTCTGGAGAACTCTGTTCCCAGGGCAAGACTACAACAACTCTCGAGTGATGGATTTTCAG ACTGTGGACAAATACGTTTCCAATGCCCTCGCGGTTCAAGACACAGCCAGAATGC TTCATGAAGCTTGGCACGATGTGTCTCTCTCGATGATTGGTCCCTCTGTTGTTGATTTGGTTCAGCACTTTTGCGAGAGGTGGAACTTTGTCAAGAAATTCAA GTACAAGCACAACCACAGGATGGAGTggctttctcttcctggcC CCTGGGATGAGGTCCGATCTCGTGAAGGTGAAAAGAAACTAATCCAAGACAACGAGTTTCGTCTCAACCATCCCCACTTATCCGAGTGGAAAGAA GCAGGTCGTCAATTCTTCCACCCCTACCATTTCCCTCCTTCTGAGGCACCCAGAGCTACTGAGCCAATTCCACATGGTACTTCTAGGGTCCAG GTAGTTCGATCTGCAGCTGATTGGAGTCATGGTATCCTCTTGGAAAATAGTATTCAAC AGGCGTATATTGGGCTGATCCGAGAGGCTAATCACTGCATCTATATTGAGAATCAATTTT CGATaatggaggagggaatTCTTGCTGACTGTTGGAACAATAGTATTTCGAGCTGCAAGGATGATCAGCCAGTGAAGAACCTTATCG CCCTCGCGTTGGCGCAGAGAATTATCTCAGCTGCTCAAGAGGGCAGGAAATTCAAGgtcttcattctcatcccCGCAGTACC TGCTTTC CCTGGAGATATCCAGAGTCAGTCAGGCATTAAGGCTATCATGGAGGCCCAG TATCGCACTATTAATCGTGGCGGCGCCTCCATTTTCGAGATGGTCCGTGAAGCTGGGTTCGAGCC AACTGACTATATCTCC TTTTGGAACTTGCGTTCCTACGATCGTATCAACACTCCTTGGAGTCGTATTAAAGCTatggaaaaaaag TCTGGAATCACCTtccatcaagctcaagtCGCTCTTGCTAAAATCTACGCTGGCTCAGAAGATATCAGCGGCGGCGGTGCCGATGAGGTGGTTAACATCGAGCAGCCTCATGACCAAACAACAGGTGTAGACGAGATAGGCAAGAAAGATACGGTCCAAAACGCTGTTAGACTGCCTAAGACCATGGATGAAGCTAAGGACATCATCAAAAGATTCCAACAGGCTGCACAGAATGATGATAAGCACGT ATCCGACAACG TGTGTCAACATGCTCTACAAGACACCACTACTCTATTCGATGAGAAGTGGGACGGTacagaagaggaggagctCTCATGTTTCGTGTCTGAG CTTTGCTACATCCACAGTAAGATCATGATTGTGGATGACAGACGAGTCATCTGTGGTAGTGCAAACATCAATGATCGTTCAATGAACGGAGATCATGATTCTGAGATTGCGCTGGTGATCG AGGATTCTGACATGGTTGAGTCCATGATGGACGGTAAGAAGTACATGGCTTCGGCTTATGCTACGACGCTACGTCGAACTCTCATGCGAG AACATATTGGTCTATTGCCGTCGCAGCCAGCTTTTGATGAGAAGAACCAGCCTACGGCCTCAATGCACCCGGTTCCTACCCCTCACATGTATGACTTTGGTTCCGAGGAGGACAAGGCCGTTGAGGATGTTCTGTCCGACGAATTCACAGATCTGTGGATTGGAaccggaagaagaaacaggGAAGCATTTGAAAATGTTTTCAGGCCT GTGCCCAGTGATGGTATCAGAAACTGGGAAGACTACAAGGAATATTTGAAACCGCATGCCGGTGTCTCT ACTGGTCATGTCATTGACAAATCTCTTACCCTTCAGCaagtgaaagaagagctggGCAAGATCAAGGGCCATTTGGTTGACATGCCTATTAACTTCTGCATT GATCTTAAATGGATGACGGAAGGCGATTGGCTTTCCGTCAATCCTTACACCTTGGCGCTATATGTCTAA
- a CDS encoding hypothetical protein (HMMPfam hit to PLDc, Phospholipase D. Active site motif, score: 58.0, E(): 2.6e-14): MSMPVSDPHGTVDPEKQSDISRLGIAISTTWNPNHRHDEEWEKEVDSKMEAIRDSHRFRSFSGERDGNIVKWHVDGHDYFWALSEVIDSAKECIMILDWWLSPELQLRRPAALFPEWRLDRLLKKKAEQGVRVYVQVYKEVDISMSLSSKHTKHALEDLHENICVMRHPDHSGGELVYYFSHHEKLCVVDNTIACMGGLDACFGRWDTRNHPLADVHPTEFWRTLFPGQDYNNSRVMDFQTVDKYVSNALAVQDTARMLHEAWHDVSLSMIGPSVVDLVQHFCERWNFVKKFKYKHNHRMEWLSLPGPWDEVRSREGEKKLIQDNEFRLNHPHLSEWKEAGRQFFHPYHFPPSEAPRATEPIPHGTSRVQVVRSAADWSHGILLENSIQQAYIGLIREANHCIYIENQFSIMEEGILADCWNNSISSCKDDQPVKNLIALALAQRIISAAQEGRKFKVFILIPAVPAFPGDIQSQSGIKAIMEAQYRTINRGGASIFEMVREAGFEPTDYISFWNLRSYDRINTPWSRIKAMEKKSGITFHQAQVALAKIYAGSEDISGGGADEVVNIEQPHDQTTGVDEIGKKDTVQNAVRLPKTMDEAKDIIKRFQQAAQNDDKHVSDNVCQHALQDTTTLFDEKWDGTEEEELSCFVSELCYIHSKIMIVDDRRVICGSANINDRSMNGDHDSEIALVIEDSDMVESMMDGKKYMASAYATTLRRTLMREHIGLLPSQPAFDEKNQPTASMHPVPTPHMYDFGSEEDKAVEDVLSDEFTDLWIGTGRRNREAFENVFRPVPSDGIRNWEDYKEYLKPHAGVSTGHVIDKSLTLQQVKEELGKIKGHLVDMPINFCIDLKWMTEGDWLSVNPYTLALYV; encoded by the exons ATGTCCATGCCTGTATCAGACCCACATGGTACAGTCGACCCCGAGAAGCAG TCCGACATATCCAGGCTCGGCATCGCAATTTCTACTACCTGGAACCCAAACCACAGGCATGACGAGGagtgggaaaaggaagtaGACTCTAAGATGGAGGCCATAAGGGACTCCCATAGGTTTAGGAGCTTTTctggggagagagatgggaaCATCGTCAAGTGGCATGTTGATGGGCATG ACTACTTCTGGGCTCTTTCCGAAGTTATTGACTCGGCTAAAGAA TGTATCATGATTCTCGACTGGTGGTTGTCACCCGAGCTCCAG CTACGAAGGCCCGCAGCCCTCTTTCCCGAATGGCGCCTTGACAGactcttgaagaagaaggctgaaCAGGGCGTCCGTGTCTATGTTCAAGTCTACAAGGAG GTCGATATCTCAATGTCACTTTCTTCCAAGCATACCAAA CATGCGCTCGAGGATCTTCACGAGAACATTTGCGTCATGCGGCATCCGGATCATAGTGGAG GCGAGCTGGTATACTACTTCTCACATCATGAAAAGCTTTGTGTTGTTGACAACACCATTGCTTGTATGGGAGGGCTTGATGCTTGCTTTGGCCGCTGGGACACAAGGAATCATCCACTTGCCGATGTTCATCCCACTGAATTCTGGAGAACTCTGTTCCCAGGGCAAGACTACAACAACTCTCGAGTGATGGATTTTCAG ACTGTGGACAAATACGTTTCCAATGCCCTCGCGGTTCAAGACACAGCCAGAATGC TTCATGAAGCTTGGCACGATGTGTCTCTCTCGATGATTGGTCCCTCTGTTGTTGATTTGGTTCAGCACTTTTGCGAGAGGTGGAACTTTGTCAAGAAATTCAA GTACAAGCACAACCACAGGATGGAGTggctttctcttcctggcC CCTGGGATGAGGTCCGATCTCGTGAAGGTGAAAAGAAACTAATCCAAGACAACGAGTTTCGTCTCAACCATCCCCACTTATCCGAGTGGAAAGAA GCAGGTCGTCAATTCTTCCACCCCTACCATTTCCCTCCTTCTGAGGCACCCAGAGCTACTGAGCCAATTCCACATGGTACTTCTAGGGTCCAG GTAGTTCGATCTGCAGCTGATTGGAGTCATGGTATCCTCTTGGAAAATAGTATTCAAC AGGCGTATATTGGGCTGATCCGAGAGGCTAATCACTGCATCTATATTGAGAATCAATTTT CGATaatggaggagggaatTCTTGCTGACTGTTGGAACAATAGTATTTCGAGCTGCAAGGATGATCAGCCAGTGAAGAACCTTATCG CCCTCGCGTTGGCGCAGAGAATTATCTCAGCTGCTCAAGAGGGCAGGAAATTCAAGgtcttcattctcatcccCGCAGTACC TGCTTTC CCTGGAGATATCCAGAGTCAGTCAGGCATTAAGGCTATCATGGAGGCCCAG TATCGCACTATTAATCGTGGCGGCGCCTCCATTTTCGAGATGGTCCGTGAAGCTGGGTTCGAGCC AACTGACTATATCTCC TTTTGGAACTTGCGTTCCTACGATCGTATCAACACTCCTTGGAGTCGTATTAAAGCTatggaaaaaaag TCTGGAATCACCTtccatcaagctcaagtCGCTCTTGCTAAAATCTACGCTGGCTCAGAAGATATCAGCGGCGGCGGTGCCGATGAGGTGGTTAACATCGAGCAGCCTCATGACCAAACAACAGGTGTAGACGAGATAGGCAAGAAAGATACGGTCCAAAACGCTGTTAGACTGCCTAAGACCATGGATGAAGCTAAGGACATCATCAAAAGATTCCAACAGGCTGCACAGAATGATGATAAGCACGT ATCCGACAACG TGTGTCAACATGCTCTACAAGACACCACTACTCTATTCGATGAGAAGTGGGACGGTacagaagaggaggagctCTCATGTTTCGTGTCTGAG CTTTGCTACATCCACAGTAAGATCATGATTGTGGATGACAGACGAGTCATCTGTGGTAGTGCAAACATCAATGATCGTTCAATGAACGGAGATCATGATTCTGAGATTGCGCTGGTGATCG AGGATTCTGACATGGTTGAGTCCATGATGGACGGTAAGAAGTACATGGCTTCGGCTTATGCTACGACGCTACGTCGAACTCTCATGCGAG AACATATTGGTCTATTGCCGTCGCAGCCAGCTTTTGATGAGAAGAACCAGCCTACGGCCTCAATGCACCCGGTTCCTACCCCTCACATGTATGACTTTGGTTCCGAGGAGGACAAGGCCGTTGAGGATGTTCTGTCCGACGAATTCACAGATCTGTGGATTGGAaccggaagaagaaacaggGAAGCATTTGAAAATGTTTTCAGGCCT GTGCCCAGTGATGGTATCAGAAACTGGGAAGACTACAAGGAATATTTGAAACCGCATGCCGGTGTCTCT ACTGGTCATGTCATTGACAAATCTCTTACCCTTCAGCaagtgaaagaagagctggGCAAGATCAAGGGCCATTTGGTTGACATGCCTATTAACTTCTGCATT GATCTTAAATGGATGACGGAAGGCGATTGGCTTTCCGTCAATCCTTACACCTTGGCGCTATATGTCTAA